Proteins encoded in a region of the Cetobacterium ceti genome:
- a CDS encoding 7-cyano-7-deazaguanine synthase has protein sequence MKALALFSGGLDSALAIKVVKDQGIEVIALNFVSHFFGGKNEKAEKMAEQLGVQLEYVDFSKAHTEMMKQPVHGRGKNMNPCIDCHGLMFKIAGELLEKYGASFIISGEVLGQRPMSQNYQALEKVKGLNAGLEDLIVRPLSAKLLPPSLPEREGWIDRNRLLDIQGRSRKTQMELVEEYGIVDYPTPGGGCLLTDPAYSMRLRVLENDGYLEDDYAFLFHLLKVGRFFRFEKGRYLFVGREKADNDRIDSFKDLGSVYIRSKDVPGPHILGYGDLTEEEIKFGAELFSRYSKVKGKESVVLLINGESVELEPVDLDKLEENSQKYLIAMNN, from the coding sequence ATGAAGGCATTAGCACTTTTTTCTGGAGGACTAGATAGTGCTTTAGCAATAAAAGTAGTAAAGGATCAAGGAATAGAGGTAATAGCTCTAAACTTTGTATCTCATTTTTTTGGTGGAAAGAATGAAAAAGCTGAAAAAATGGCAGAACAATTAGGAGTTCAATTAGAGTATGTTGATTTTAGTAAAGCTCATACGGAAATGATGAAACAGCCAGTACATGGAAGAGGAAAAAATATGAATCCTTGTATTGATTGTCATGGCCTTATGTTTAAAATTGCTGGGGAATTACTAGAAAAATATGGAGCATCGTTTATAATTTCTGGAGAAGTTTTAGGACAAAGACCGATGTCACAAAATTATCAAGCTTTAGAAAAGGTAAAGGGATTAAATGCAGGATTAGAAGATTTAATAGTAAGACCTCTATCTGCGAAACTATTACCTCCAAGTCTTCCTGAAAGAGAGGGATGGATAGACAGAAATAGATTATTAGATATTCAAGGAAGAAGTAGAAAAACTCAAATGGAACTTGTAGAGGAATATGGGATTGTAGATTATCCAACACCAGGTGGTGGATGTTTACTAACAGATCCAGCTTATTCTATGAGACTTAGAGTATTAGAAAATGATGGATATTTAGAAGATGATTATGCATTTTTATTCCATTTATTAAAAGTAGGTAGATTCTTTAGATTTGAAAAGGGAAGATACTTATTTGTGGGAAGAGAAAAAGCTGATAATGATAGAATAGATTCTTTTAAAGATTTAGGTTCTGTTTATATTAGAAGTAAAGATGTTCCTGGACCACATATTTTAGGATATGGAGATTTAACTGAAGAGGAAATTAAATTTGGAGCAGAACTATTTTCAAGATATTCTAAAGTAAAGGGAAAAGAAAGTGTAGTTTTATTAATAAATGGTGAATCAGTAGAATTAGAACCTGTTGATTTAGATAAATTAGAAGAAAATAGTCAAAAATATTTAATAGCAATGAATAATTAA
- the galU gene encoding UTP--glucose-1-phosphate uridylyltransferase GalU: protein MKKVTKAVIPAAGLGTRVLPATKAQPKEMLVIVDKPSLQYIVEELVESGITDIVIVTGRNKNSIEDHFDFSYELEDTLKNAGKNELLAKVEEISDMANIFYVRQNHPMGLGHAILKAKPFIGDEPFVIALGDDIVYNPEKPVAKQLIDIYEKEGSSVIGVQEVPEKDVSKYGIVKPAKHIDERTVEMEDFIEKPSVDEAPSRLACLGRYLLSSDIFKYLEETEPGKGGEIQLTDAILKMLQDNKKVVAHNFQGKRYDIGNKFGLLKANIEFGLRNEETKEELLKYLREELKVD from the coding sequence ATGAAAAAAGTTACAAAAGCAGTTATACCAGCAGCAGGGCTAGGAACTAGAGTTTTACCAGCTACAAAGGCACAGCCAAAGGAGATGCTAGTAATAGTTGATAAGCCATCTCTTCAATATATAGTAGAGGAGCTTGTTGAATCAGGGATAACTGATATAGTAATAGTTACAGGAAGAAATAAAAACTCAATAGAGGATCATTTTGATTTTTCATATGAACTTGAAGATACACTTAAAAATGCAGGAAAAAATGAATTATTAGCTAAAGTAGAAGAGATTTCAGATATGGCAAATATTTTCTATGTGAGACAAAATCATCCTATGGGATTAGGACATGCTATTTTAAAGGCAAAACCTTTTATTGGAGATGAACCATTTGTTATAGCTTTAGGTGATGATATTGTTTATAATCCAGAAAAACCTGTGGCAAAACAGTTGATAGATATTTATGAAAAAGAAGGATCAAGTGTAATAGGAGTTCAAGAGGTACCTGAAAAGGATGTTTCAAAATATGGAATTGTAAAACCAGCTAAGCATATAGATGAAAGAACAGTAGAGATGGAAGACTTTATAGAAAAACCGTCTGTGGACGAGGCTCCATCTAGACTTGCATGTTTAGGAAGATATTTATTATCTAGTGATATATTTAAATATTTAGAAGAGACAGAACCTGGTAAGGGAGGAGAGATTCAACTAACAGATGCCATTTTAAAAATGCTTCAAGATAATAAGAAAGTTGTAGCTCATAATTTCCAAGGGAAAAGATATGATATTGGAAATAAATTTGGACTTTTAAAGGCAAACATTGAGTTTGGTCTTAGAAATGAAGAAACTAAGGAAGAATTATTAAAATACTTAAGAGAAGAACTTAAGGTAGATTAG
- a CDS encoding phospho-sugar mutase: MEKIVKEKYLEWLESDYIDEKDKEELKSIENNEKEIEDRFYTNLSFGTGGMRGVRGVGTNRINKYMIRKATQGLSNYIEKVSGEEGKKKGVAIAYDCRIGSVEFALNSALVLAGNGIKAYLFKSLRSTPELSFAVRELGTEAGIVVTASHNPQEYNGYKVYWKDGGQIIEPQASGIVNEVNKVENFNEIKFISEEEALEKGLLEYIDETLDTKYIEAVKEQIIRKDIPGKKDFKIVYSPLHGTGRRPVQRVLKEAGFESVYTVKAQEMPDGNFPTCSYANPEDPAVFKLGIELAEEVGAKICMANDPDADRIGIAIKNNEGTWIYPNGNQMGLLLMNYILENKKDIPTNGSVISTIVSTPMLDPIAKEKNIKVFRTLTGFKFIGEKIREFEEKKLDGTYLFGFEESYGYLIGTHARDKDAVVSTLIIAEMAAYYDSIGSSIDEELKKIYDKYGWYKEGIIAVTKKGKSGVEEIEKIMTSLKNHREKTLLGKNILRIKDFEQSLEKNILTGEESVINLPKSNVIQFILEDGTYITGRPSGTEPKIKYYFCIIGKNSEDAEKKLKNTMEKFENLVDSLV, from the coding sequence ATGGAAAAAATAGTTAAGGAAAAATATTTAGAATGGTTAGAATCAGATTATATTGATGAAAAGGACAAAGAGGAATTAAAATCAATAGAAAATAATGAAAAAGAAATAGAAGATAGATTCTATACTAACCTTTCATTTGGAACAGGTGGAATGAGAGGAGTTAGAGGAGTAGGAACAAATAGAATAAATAAATATATGATAAGAAAAGCCACACAAGGGCTTAGTAATTATATAGAAAAAGTTTCAGGTGAAGAGGGAAAGAAAAAAGGAGTTGCTATAGCTTACGATTGTAGAATAGGATCTGTGGAGTTTGCATTAAATTCAGCCCTTGTTTTAGCAGGAAATGGAATTAAAGCTTATTTATTTAAAAGTTTAAGATCAACTCCTGAATTATCTTTTGCAGTAAGAGAATTAGGGACAGAAGCTGGAATTGTAGTTACAGCATCTCATAATCCGCAAGAGTATAATGGATATAAAGTTTACTGGAAGGATGGAGGACAAATTATTGAACCTCAAGCATCGGGAATTGTAAATGAAGTAAATAAGGTAGAAAATTTTAATGAAATTAAATTTATAAGTGAAGAGGAAGCCTTAGAAAAAGGATTACTTGAATACATAGATGAAACTTTAGATACAAAATATATTGAAGCTGTAAAAGAACAAATTATTAGAAAAGATATCCCAGGAAAAAAAGATTTTAAAATAGTTTATTCTCCTTTACATGGAACAGGAAGAAGGCCAGTACAAAGAGTTTTAAAAGAAGCAGGATTTGAAAGTGTTTATACTGTTAAAGCTCAAGAGATGCCTGACGGAAACTTTCCAACATGTTCCTATGCAAATCCAGAGGATCCAGCTGTATTTAAATTAGGTATTGAACTTGCTGAAGAAGTAGGAGCTAAAATTTGTATGGCAAACGATCCAGATGCAGATAGAATTGGAATTGCCATAAAAAATAATGAAGGAACTTGGATATATCCTAATGGAAACCAGATGGGACTTTTACTTATGAATTATATTTTAGAAAATAAAAAAGATATTCCTACAAATGGATCTGTTATATCAACAATTGTTTCAACACCAATGCTTGATCCTATAGCTAAAGAAAAAAATATAAAAGTATTTAGAACTTTAACTGGATTTAAATTTATTGGAGAAAAAATTAGAGAGTTTGAAGAGAAAAAATTAGATGGAACATATCTATTTGGATTTGAAGAATCTTATGGATATTTAATAGGAACTCATGCTAGGGATAAAGATGCAGTTGTTTCTACTTTGATAATTGCAGAGATGGCAGCTTATTATGATAGTATAGGTAGTTCTATAGATGAAGAGTTAAAAAAGATCTATGATAAATATGGGTGGTATAAAGAGGGAATTATAGCTGTTACTAAAAAAGGTAAAAGTGGAGTAGAAGAAATAGAAAAAATAATGACTTCTTTAAAAAATCATAGGGAAAAAACTCTTTTAGGTAAAAATATATTAAGAATAAAGGATTTTGAACAGAGCCTTGAAAAAAATATATTAACAGGGGAAGAGAGTGTAATAAATTTACCAAAATCAAATGTAATTCAATTTATATTAGAAGATGGAACATATATTACAGGAAGACCTTCTGGAACAGAGCCTAAGATTAAATATTATTTCTGCATAATTGGAAAAAATTCAGAGGATGCAGAGAAAAAATTAAAAAATACAATGGAAAAATTTGAAAATTTAGTGGATTCATTGGTATAA
- the hemW gene encoding radical SAM family heme chaperone HemW, which yields MVKGIYIHIPFCLNKCNYCDFLSFKCRESDKKKYVEYLKKEIMLYPQYEYESVYFGGGTPSILDSEDLKEILSLLKIKDKGEVTIEVNPKTVDYDKFKAYKKIGINRVSIGIQSFDEKKLKVLGRMHNSSEGKKAYLEAREAGFKNISLDLMFSLPDQTLEELREDLKELFDLKPEHFSIYSLIWEEGTNFFEKLKRGELKETDNDLEADMYKTIIEEGKKAGYIHYEISNFALPGREAVHNSSYWKNEEYLGIGLGASGYCDGIRYKNQVKFKDYYDNIDNGEKPILESEIVDEEAKEVYKYILGLRLLQLGVIPKGKYIKLCEKLRNLELLEKKDNRYLLTEKGLFIANDVFDEFV from the coding sequence ATGGTAAAAGGAATTTATATACATATACCATTTTGTTTAAATAAATGTAATTATTGCGATTTTTTATCATTTAAATGTAGAGAAAGTGATAAGAAAAAATATGTGGAATATTTGAAAAAAGAAATTATGCTATATCCTCAATATGAATATGAGAGTGTTTATTTTGGTGGAGGAACTCCTTCTATTTTAGATTCTGAAGATTTAAAGGAAATTTTAAGTCTTTTGAAAATTAAAGATAAGGGAGAGGTAACCATAGAGGTAAATCCTAAAACTGTAGATTATGACAAATTCAAAGCTTATAAGAAAATAGGTATAAATAGAGTTAGTATAGGAATACAAAGTTTTGATGAAAAAAAATTAAAAGTTTTAGGAAGAATGCACAATAGTTCAGAAGGGAAAAAAGCTTATTTAGAAGCCAGAGAAGCTGGGTTTAAAAATATAAGTTTAGATCTTATGTTTTCCTTACCAGATCAAACCTTAGAAGAGTTAAGAGAAGATTTAAAGGAATTATTTGATCTTAAACCAGAACATTTTTCTATATACTCTTTAATTTGGGAAGAGGGAACAAACTTTTTTGAAAAATTAAAAAGAGGCGAACTAAAGGAAACAGATAATGACCTAGAAGCAGATATGTATAAAACTATTATAGAAGAGGGGAAAAAAGCAGGCTATATACATTATGAAATTTCTAATTTTGCCTTACCAGGTAGAGAAGCAGTTCACAATTCATCATATTGGAAAAATGAGGAATATCTAGGAATAGGATTAGGTGCATCAGGGTATTGTGATGGTATAAGGTATAAAAATCAGGTGAAATTTAAGGATTATTATGATAATATAGATAATGGAGAGAAGCCTATTTTAGAAAGTGAAATTGTAGATGAAGAGGCCAAAGAAGTATATAAATATATTTTAGGTCTAAGGTTGTTACAATTAGGAGTAATCCCTAAGGGAAAATATATAAAACTTTGTGAAAAGTTAAGAAATTTAGAACTTTTAGAAAAGAAAGATAATAGATATTTATTAACTGAAAAAGGGTTATTTATAGCCAATGATGTTTTTGATGAATTTGTATAG
- a CDS encoding cell division protein SepF: protein MMGGKGEAIRNKFKSFKEMIGIDTEEEESINLTGIQDIEIEEDIEEEVISPRIEQTTPKAQDQQQGQPYQTVFVDPRSFNDCTKIAKYIKEDKMVTLNLEYLDNKEAQRMMDFLSGAMSIKEAKFVEISKKVYTSIPKSMKFHYEGKSDLKQRAFLNISKD, encoded by the coding sequence ATGATGGGTGGAAAAGGCGAAGCAATCAGAAATAAATTTAAAAGTTTTAAAGAGATGATAGGAATTGATACTGAAGAGGAAGAGTCTATAAACTTAACAGGAATTCAAGATATTGAAATTGAAGAGGATATAGAAGAGGAAGTTATATCTCCTAGAATAGAACAAACAACACCAAAGGCTCAAGATCAACAACAGGGACAGCCATATCAAACTGTTTTTGTAGACCCAAGAAGTTTTAATGATTGTACAAAGATAGCAAAATATATAAAAGAAGATAAAATGGTAACATTAAATTTAGAGTATTTAGATAATAAGGAAGCCCAAAGAATGATGGATTTCTTAAGTGGTGCAATGAGTATAAAGGAAGCTAAATTTGTAGAGATTAGTAAAAAGGTATATACATCTATACCTAAATCTATGAAATTTCACTATGAAGGAAAATCAGATTTAAAACAAAGGGCATTTTTAAATATAAGTAAAGATTAA
- a CDS encoding YggS family pyridoxal phosphate-dependent enzyme — MTIKENILEILDDIKKYSPNPEKVKLVAVTKYVDSDTIKEVLKTGVNILGENKVQVIEEKRKELPENEYDIKWHFIGNLQKNKVKYIASYIDMVHSINKLSLAEEIDKRAKSHNRKIDVLLEINISEEESKEGYILKELLEDIPKLLKLENINICGLMTMAPFEEDEEKIRTIFRNLRLLKEKWNKEYFNGQLKELSMGMSQDYKIALEEGATLIRVGSKIYK, encoded by the coding sequence ATGACAATTAAGGAGAACATTTTAGAAATATTAGATGATATAAAAAAATACTCCCCTAATCCAGAAAAAGTAAAATTAGTAGCAGTTACAAAATATGTAGATTCAGATACAATAAAGGAAGTTTTAAAAACTGGTGTAAATATTTTAGGAGAAAATAAAGTTCAAGTTATTGAAGAAAAAAGAAAAGAATTGCCAGAAAATGAATATGATATTAAATGGCATTTTATAGGTAATTTACAAAAAAATAAGGTTAAATATATAGCTAGTTATATAGATATGGTTCATTCAATAAATAAATTGTCCTTAGCTGAGGAAATAGATAAAAGAGCGAAAAGTCATAATAGGAAAATAGATGTACTTTTAGAAATTAATATTTCTGAAGAAGAGAGTAAAGAGGGATATATTTTAAAGGAACTTTTAGAGGATATACCGAAACTTTTAAAGTTAGAAAATATAAATATATGTGGACTTATGACAATGGCACCATTTGAAGAGGATGAAGAAAAGATTAGAACTATTTTTAGAAATTTAAGATTATTAAAAGAAAAATGGAATAAAGAGTATTTCAATGGGCAATTGAAAGAGTTGTCTATGGGAATGAGTCAAGATTATAAAATAGCCCTAGAAGAGGGAGCTACTTTAATAAGAGTAGGAAGTAAAATATATAAATAG
- the metG gene encoding methionine--tRNA ligase, with amino-acid sequence MEKNFYVTTPIYYVNGDPHVGSAYTTIAADALARYKKTMGYDVFFLTGCDEHGQKVEETAKMKGLTPQAWTDIMAPRFVEMWKALNVDNTDFIRTTEERHKEAVKKIIKKVYEEGDIYKGSYEGKYCVSCETFVPENQVVDGNHCPDCGKELRIVQEESYFFKMSKYQDALLAHIDAHPDFILPHSRRNEVVSFIKQGLQDLSISRNTFEWGIPIEFAPGHITYVWFDALTNYLTAVGYENNKELFNKFWNNGEVVHLLGKDILRFHAIIWPCMLLSAGEKLPDKIVAHGWWTSEGEKMSKSKGNVVAPLDEVAKYGVDAFRYCLLREVNFGNDGDYSTNSIVTRINSDLANDLGNLLNRTLGMYKKYFNGVIVSGNDYEEIDESIKVLFEETLKNVEEHMSRVEFSRALEGIWKFVSRMNKYIDETGPWILAKDEDKKERLGTVMNFLVESLYKVALLVYPYMPEASQKIWNQLGYSNLNIKEGKIEDIKSWDNFKVGHILGNAEPIFPRIEVEKKEVKKDPMAINENLEVENPIGIEDFSKVQMEVVEILEVSRIEGADKLLKFKVKTGKEVRQIVSGIAKYYPNPEELVGKKVMAVLNLTPVKLRGELSQGMLLSTEEKKRIKLIEIDSSVKIGSKVK; translated from the coding sequence GTGGAGAAAAATTTTTATGTAACAACACCAATATATTATGTTAACGGGGATCCTCATGTGGGAAGTGCATATACAACCATAGCTGCAGATGCATTAGCTAGATATAAAAAAACTATGGGATATGATGTATTTTTCTTAACAGGTTGCGATGAGCATGGACAAAAAGTTGAGGAAACAGCAAAAATGAAGGGGTTAACACCACAAGCTTGGACAGATATAATGGCACCAAGATTTGTAGAAATGTGGAAAGCCTTAAATGTAGATAATACAGATTTCATAAGAACTACAGAGGAGAGACATAAGGAAGCTGTAAAGAAAATAATAAAAAAAGTATATGAAGAGGGAGATATCTATAAGGGATCTTATGAGGGAAAATATTGTGTATCATGTGAAACATTTGTTCCTGAGAATCAAGTTGTAGATGGAAACCACTGTCCTGACTGTGGAAAGGAATTAAGAATTGTTCAAGAGGAATCTTATTTCTTTAAAATGTCTAAATATCAGGATGCTTTATTAGCTCATATAGATGCTCATCCAGATTTTATATTACCTCATTCTAGAAGAAATGAAGTTGTATCTTTTATTAAACAAGGGCTACAAGATTTATCAATATCAAGAAATACATTTGAATGGGGAATTCCTATTGAATTTGCTCCAGGTCATATAACTTACGTATGGTTTGATGCTCTTACTAACTATTTAACAGCTGTTGGATATGAGAATAATAAAGAACTATTTAATAAGTTTTGGAATAATGGAGAAGTAGTTCACCTATTAGGTAAAGATATTTTAAGATTCCATGCTATTATTTGGCCTTGTATGTTATTATCAGCAGGAGAAAAATTACCAGATAAAATAGTAGCTCATGGTTGGTGGACATCTGAAGGAGAGAAAATGTCTAAATCTAAGGGAAATGTTGTAGCTCCTTTAGACGAAGTTGCAAAATATGGAGTAGATGCTTTTAGATATTGTTTATTAAGAGAAGTAAACTTTGGAAATGATGGAGACTATTCAACTAACTCAATAGTTACAAGAATTAACTCAGATTTAGCAAATGATTTAGGAAATCTTTTAAATAGAACTCTTGGAATGTATAAAAAATACTTCAATGGAGTAATTGTTTCTGGAAATGATTATGAAGAAATAGATGAGTCTATTAAGGTATTATTTGAAGAAACATTAAAAAATGTTGAAGAACATATGTCTAGAGTTGAATTTTCAAGAGCTTTAGAAGGAATTTGGAAGTTTGTATCTAGAATGAATAAATATATAGATGAAACAGGACCATGGATTTTAGCTAAGGATGAAGATAAAAAGGAAAGATTAGGAACTGTTATGAATTTCTTAGTTGAATCTTTATATAAAGTAGCTCTATTAGTTTATCCATATATGCCAGAAGCTTCACAAAAAATTTGGAATCAGCTTGGATATAGTAATTTAAATATAAAAGAAGGTAAAATTGAAGATATAAAATCATGGGATAATTTTAAGGTTGGCCATATTTTAGGAAATGCAGAGCCTATATTCCCAAGAATTGAAGTTGAGAAAAAAGAGGTTAAAAAAGATCCAATGGCAATAAATGAAAATCTGGAAGTGGAAAATCCAATTGGGATAGAGGATTTTTCTAAGGTACAGATGGAAGTTGTAGAGATTTTAGAAGTTTCAAGAATTGAAGGGGCAGATAAACTTTTAAAATTTAAAGTTAAAACTGGAAAGGAAGTTAGACAAATAGTTTCAGGAATAGCTAAATATTATCCAAATCCAGAAGAATTAGTAGGGAAAAAAGTAATGGCTGTACTTAATTTAACTCCTGTTAAATTAAGAGGAGAATTATCTCAAGGGATGCTTTTAAGTACTGAAGAGAAAAAGAGAATTAAATTGATAGAAATAGATTCAAGTGTTAAAATTGGATCAAAAGTAAAATAA
- a CDS encoding co-chaperone GroES, with the protein MIRPIGERVLIKIAEMEKKTVSGIILAGNDIKENSNIGEIIAMGSIENSYAIKIGDKILYKKNVGTEIEENNIKYLVLEIEDILAVIE; encoded by the coding sequence ATGATTAGACCAATAGGTGAAAGAGTATTAATAAAAATAGCTGAAATGGAGAAAAAAACTGTCAGTGGAATTATTTTAGCAGGAAATGATATAAAGGAAAATTCCAATATTGGAGAAATTATAGCAATGGGTTCTATTGAAAATTCCTATGCTATAAAAATAGGAGATAAAATACTTTATAAAAAAAATGTAGGAACAGAAATAGAAGAAAATAATATTAAATATTTAGTTTTAGAAATAGAAGATATATTAGCAGTTATAGAATAA
- a CDS encoding FeoB-associated Cys-rich membrane protein has protein sequence MKTAILIIIVAIIAFFALKSVYKMFTGKGGCSCGKDKQGSCQFKDKCHK, from the coding sequence ATGAAAACAGCTATACTTATTATAATTGTAGCAATCATTGCATTCTTTGCTTTAAAAAGTGTATATAAAATGTTCACTGGCAAAGGTGGATGTAGTTGTGGAAAAGATAAACAAGGCTCTTGTCAATTTAAAGATAAGTGTCATAAGTAA
- the groL gene encoding chaperonin GroEL (60 kDa chaperone family; promotes refolding of misfolded polypeptides especially under stressful conditions; forms two stacked rings of heptamers to form a barrel-shaped 14mer; ends can be capped by GroES; misfolded proteins enter the barrel where they are refolded when GroES binds), with product MAKILKFNEEGRKKLEAGVNTLADAVKVTLGPRGRNVVLEKAYGSPLITNDGVSIAKEIELEDPFENMGAQLIKEVATKANDVAGDGTTTATVLAQAIVKEGLKMVSAGANPMFIKKGIEKATKEAIKYLKERAKKIQSNEEIAQVASISAGDEEVGKLIAQAMEKVGETGVITVEEAKSLETTLEIVEGMEFDKGYLSPYMVTDSERMEAILENPYILITDKKINSMKEILPILEQVVQSSKPLLIIGEDLDGDTLATLVVNKLRGTLNVTAVKAPAFGDRRKAMLEDIAILTGGEVISEEKGMKLEEVTLSDLGIANKVKVTKDATVIVDGHSNEDILRKRINLLKSQIEETTSEYDREKLQERLAKLSGGVAIVKVGAATETEMKERKLRIEDALNATRAAVEEGIVPGGGVALIEILKDMENYTLEGEEGIGVNIVKRALSAPLRQIAINAGLDGGVVVEKVKSLESGWGLNAATEEYVNMLQCGIIDPAKVSRSAIQNAASVSALILTTEVVIATKKEKKEENNSQNMMPGMM from the coding sequence ATGGCTAAGATTTTAAAGTTTAATGAAGAGGGAAGAAAAAAACTAGAAGCTGGAGTAAATACCTTAGCTGATGCAGTTAAGGTAACCCTAGGACCTAGAGGAAGAAATGTAGTTTTAGAAAAGGCTTATGGTTCTCCTCTTATAACAAATGATGGAGTATCAATTGCTAAGGAAATAGAGCTTGAAGATCCTTTTGAAAATATGGGAGCTCAGCTTATAAAGGAAGTTGCTACTAAGGCCAATGATGTTGCAGGAGATGGAACAACAACGGCTACAGTATTAGCTCAAGCAATAGTAAAAGAAGGGCTTAAAATGGTAAGTGCTGGTGCTAATCCTATGTTTATAAAAAAGGGAATAGAAAAAGCTACTAAAGAAGCAATTAAATATTTAAAAGAAAGAGCTAAGAAAATACAATCTAATGAGGAGATAGCTCAAGTAGCATCTATTTCAGCAGGAGATGAAGAGGTAGGAAAGTTAATTGCTCAAGCTATGGAAAAAGTAGGAGAAACAGGGGTAATAACAGTTGAAGAAGCAAAGTCCTTAGAAACTACACTAGAAATAGTTGAAGGAATGGAATTTGATAAGGGATATTTATCACCTTATATGGTTACAGATAGTGAAAGAATGGAAGCTATTTTAGAAAATCCATATATATTAATAACAGATAAAAAAATTAATTCAATGAAGGAAATATTACCTATATTAGAGCAGGTAGTACAAAGTTCTAAGCCACTACTTATAATAGGGGAAGATTTAGATGGGGATACTTTAGCCACTTTAGTTGTTAATAAGTTAAGGGGGACTTTAAATGTTACTGCAGTTAAGGCTCCTGCCTTTGGAGATAGAAGAAAAGCTATGTTAGAAGATATTGCTATTTTAACTGGAGGAGAGGTTATTTCTGAAGAAAAGGGTATGAAATTAGAAGAAGTAACTTTAAGCGATTTAGGAATTGCCAATAAAGTAAAGGTAACAAAGGATGCAACTGTAATTGTTGATGGACATAGTAATGAAGATATTTTAAGAAAAAGAATAAATTTATTAAAAAGTCAAATAGAAGAGACAACTTCAGAATATGATAGGGAAAAGTTACAGGAAAGACTTGCAAAACTTTCAGGTGGAGTTGCAATAGTAAAAGTTGGAGCAGCAACGGAAACTGAAATGAAAGAAAGAAAATTAAGAATAGAAGATGCTCTAAATGCTACAAGGGCAGCTGTAGAAGAGGGAATAGTACCTGGTGGAGGAGTTGCTTTAATAGAAATTTTAAAGGATATGGAAAATTATACTTTAGAAGGAGAAGAGGGAATAGGAGTTAATATTGTAAAAAGAGCTCTTAGTGCTCCTTTAAGACAAATTGCGATAAACGCTGGTTTAGATGGAGGAGTTGTAGTAGAAAAGGTTAAGAGTTTAGAAAGCGGATGGGGATTAAATGCTGCAACGGAAGAGTATGTAAATATGCTTCAATGTGGTATAATAGATCCTGCTAAGGTATCTAGATCAGCTATTCAAAATGCCGCTTCGGTTTCTGCTTTAATTCTTACAACGGAGGTTGTAATTGCAACAAAAAAAGAAAAAAAAGAGGAAAATAATAGTCAAAATATGATGCCAGGAATGATGTAA